Within Mucilaginibacter inviolabilis, the genomic segment ATTACGAAAACTGGCGTGTAATCGAATCACTACGTCATAAAATCGAAAATGGCTATATTCAGGTTTACTGCGTTGATAGTTGCGATACTGAAAGTTTTTATAGCTCAGGGTTTCATCCCTCGGTAAAAATATTAAGGCATATACAATATGAGCAGTACATCCTCGAAGAAGTTGTACCGTATATAGATGTTAAAAACCCCAATTCATTTAAAATTGTGGCGGGTTGTAGTTTGGGAGCTTATCATGCGGTAAATATATCATTAAGACATCCGGGTATATTTAATAAAGTAGTAGCCATGAGTGGCAGGTATGATCTTGCAACCAAAATTGGGCATTATGAAGATTTGTTAGAAGGCTATTGGGATGAGAATGTTTATTTTAATATGCCATTGCAGTATATTCCCAATTTAACAGATGAAAGTGAGCTGAAAATGCTAAGGCAACTGTGCATAGTTTTAGCAGTAGGGAAGGAGGATGTTTTGTTGGATAACAATTACACATTAAGTAATTTATTAACAGAGAAAGGTATTAATAATTCCTTATATCTCTGGGATAACGAAGCCCATCAAGCTCGTGCATGGCGCCAAATGGTAATTAATTACTTATAAGGAGGGCAAAACTCAATCAAACAACTTTACCCTAAGCCATCGTAGCCTAAATAAAGTGCGTATTGCATTAATGTATAAATATGCCAATATAATACCCTATTATGTTGTAATAAATTTACACTTTTGCCTATCAAGGTATTTCTTAATTAATTTAGGCTGTTAGTAAACGTCGTCCGTTGTGAGTACACAGGAACATATTCGTCGTATTCAGGTTAATGGAGATGAGGGAGCATTTAGTGAGCTTTATGCACTGCATGAACCCAGGCTCAATAAATTTGCCTATTCTTTCTTAGGCGATAGAGAAGTGGCGCAGGAGATTGTAAATGATGCCTTTTTGAAGATATGGACTGGTCGAGGAAACTTAGATAGGATAAAGAATTTACAGGTTTATTTATATGTATTGATAA encodes:
- a CDS encoding esterase family protein, with translation MNREYTRWYSPVLQKNMEMLIFGYSGASVLFFPARMGRFYDYENWRVIESLRHKIENGYIQVYCVDSCDTESFYSSGFHPSVKILRHIQYEQYILEEVVPYIDVKNPNSFKIVAGCSLGAYHAVNISLRHPGIFNKVVAMSGRYDLATKIGHYEDLLEGYWDENVYFNMPLQYIPNLTDESELKMLRQLCIVLAVGKEDVLLDNNYTLSNLLTEKGINNSLYLWDNEAHQARAWRQMVINYL